Proteins from a genomic interval of Lelliottia amnigena:
- the yxeP_1 gene encoding amidohydrolase, giving the protein MTNAGADFATSIARETGYETQHADLHMGGEDFAVYLQHIPGAFVSIGSASPFGLHHPAFNPDEALIEPAAHYFSQLAEKALHHI; this is encoded by the coding sequence ATGACGAACGCTGGGGCAGATTTTGCCACCTCAATTGCGCGGGAAACCGGTTACGAAACGCAGCACGCGGACCTGCACATGGGCGGCGAAGATTTTGCCGTCTATTTACAGCATATTCCTGGGGCGTTTGTCAGCATCGGCAGTGCAAGTCCTTTTGGTCTGCATCACCCGGCATTTAATCCTGACGAAGCGCTAATTGAACCCGCGGCACATTATTTCTCGCAGCTTGCAGAAAAAGCGCTACATCACATTTAA
- the moxC gene encoding monooxygenase moxC, with protein MSATRQLRLGTILHGASGNMSAWRHPAATADASINFNFVKDTALKAEEGKLDFLFVADGLYINEKSIPHFLNRFEPLTVLSALASVTSRLGLVGTLSTSYSEPFTVARQFASLDHLSNGRAGWNVVTSPLEGSAKNFSRDKHPEHALRYRIADEYLDVVKGLWDSWEDDAFVRNKDSGQFFHPEKLHTLDHHGDFFQVAGPLNIGRTPQGRPIVFQAGASDDGKKLAAKHADAIFTHHETLDEAKAFYRDVKQQLELHGRRADELHIFQGVSVIVGKDADDVEQQYQTTAALVSINDALNYLGRYFEHHDFSQYPLDEPFPDIGDLGQNSFRSTTDEIKRNARERNLTLRQVALEAASPRPRFSGTPEEVADGLQQWFEEYASDGFIIQGGTPDTFPRFVDQVVPVLQARGLFRTEYPGTTLRESLGLDQPKNQFTQQ; from the coding sequence ATGTCTGCAACACGACAATTGCGGCTGGGGACCATTTTACATGGGGCGTCCGGAAATATGTCTGCCTGGCGTCATCCCGCTGCGACGGCGGATGCCAGTATTAATTTTAATTTCGTTAAAGATACGGCGTTAAAAGCTGAAGAGGGCAAGCTTGATTTCTTATTTGTGGCTGATGGACTTTATATTAATGAAAAATCCATTCCGCATTTTCTTAATCGCTTCGAGCCGCTAACCGTATTATCTGCGCTGGCGAGTGTAACGTCGCGTCTGGGATTAGTCGGTACGTTATCGACGTCCTACAGCGAACCCTTTACCGTCGCACGTCAGTTCGCCAGCCTCGATCATTTAAGCAATGGTCGTGCGGGCTGGAACGTGGTGACGTCGCCGCTGGAGGGCTCAGCAAAGAACTTCTCACGCGATAAACATCCCGAGCACGCCCTGCGTTATCGCATTGCCGATGAGTATCTTGATGTGGTGAAGGGCCTGTGGGATTCCTGGGAAGACGACGCTTTTGTGCGTAATAAAGACAGCGGGCAGTTCTTCCACCCTGAAAAATTACATACGCTCGACCATCACGGTGATTTCTTCCAGGTGGCCGGCCCCTTAAATATTGGCCGCACGCCGCAGGGACGTCCGATTGTTTTTCAGGCAGGCGCATCCGATGACGGTAAAAAATTAGCGGCGAAACACGCTGATGCCATATTTACCCATCACGAAACGTTAGACGAAGCCAAAGCGTTTTATCGCGACGTGAAACAACAGCTTGAATTACACGGACGTCGTGCCGATGAATTACATATATTCCAGGGTGTCAGCGTTATTGTCGGAAAAGATGCTGACGACGTCGAGCAACAATATCAAACCACAGCTGCGCTGGTGTCCATAAATGATGCGTTGAATTATTTAGGGCGTTATTTCGAACACCATGATTTTAGCCAGTATCCGCTGGATGAACCGTTCCCGGATATCGGGGATTTAGGGCAAAACAGTTTCCGCAGTACTACCGATGAAATCAAACGTAACGCACGGGAGCGTAACTTAACGCTGCGACAGGTCGCGCTCGAGGCCGCTTCTCCGCGCCCGCGTTTTTCCGGTACGCCGGAAGAGGTGGCCGACGGTTTGCAGCAGTGGTTTGAAGAGTACGCCTCTGACGGATTCATCATCCAGGGCGGAACGCCAGACACATTCCCGCGCTTTGTCGACCAGGTGGTTCCGGTATTGCAGGCGCGTGGCCTGTTTCGCACAGAATATCCCGGCACAACGCTGCGAGAGAGTCTGGGCTTAGACCAACCGAAAAATCAGTTCACACAACAATAA
- the yxeP_2 gene encoding amidohydrolase: MSLGKQLIDWRRELHRHPELSGQEVDTTARLRQWLSAADIKILPYDLPTGIVAEIGKGNKQIALRADIDALPIEERSGVAFSSQNPGVMHACGHDVHTSVILGAALQLKAREADLQGRVRILFQPAEENFGGAKSLVRAGRCRMSAPFLGCTTSPVYQLVPLPRAAGRSTPTSTDSFSASPVKVRMRRGRTKGRTPSCSPASW; this comes from the coding sequence ATGAGCCTCGGAAAACAGCTGATCGACTGGCGACGTGAACTGCATCGCCATCCGGAGCTTTCCGGACAAGAAGTTGACACCACCGCCCGTCTGCGCCAGTGGCTCTCGGCTGCTGATATTAAAATTCTTCCCTACGATTTGCCGACCGGAATTGTCGCGGAAATTGGCAAGGGGAATAAGCAGATTGCCCTGCGCGCGGATATCGATGCGCTCCCGATTGAGGAACGTAGCGGCGTGGCATTTAGCTCGCAAAATCCCGGCGTGATGCACGCCTGCGGGCACGACGTGCACACCAGCGTGATTCTGGGTGCCGCATTACAGCTCAAAGCCCGCGAAGCGGATCTCCAGGGACGGGTTCGGATACTTTTCCAGCCTGCTGAGGAGAACTTTGGCGGCGCGAAAAGTCTGGTGCGCGCGGGGCGTTGCAGGATGTCAGCGCCATTTTTGGGATGCACAACGAGCCCGGTTTACCAGTTGGTGCCTTTGCCACGCGCGGCGGGCCGTTCTACGCCAACGTCGACAGATTCGTTTTCCGCGTCACCGGTAAAGGTGCGCATGCGGCGCGGCCGCACGAAGGGTCGGACGCCATCGTGCTCGCCAGCCAGCTGGTGA
- the aer_1 gene encoding methyl-accepting chemotaxis sensory transducer, with product MRNNTPVTQSEYLLNEESTLMSTTNTQSHITYANSAFIEASGYKEEHLIGEPHNVIRHPDMPPEAFGDMWFTLQQGQSWTGLVKNRRGNGDHYWVRANVTPVYQDETLTGYISVRNIPPRSEIEASERLYERVRNNELSGHRFYKGLVVRRGLFSFLSLFKKLSTAKRVNAGIGVTALLALLVIFISPERIMQSGGLIALFILLGVYLNTQISRPVKTIVRQMQHVVSGRKADYYHFDRVDEIGMMMRLVNQSGLNLRSLVDDVGTQIAGISTISQQVAKEGASLQARSEETADDLQQTAAAVEEIASAVEQTAQTAGEAILMADRTSASAHSGETAMKQTIGMMQSVSKDNSQIVDIIGVIDRIAFQTNILALNAAVEAARAGEAGRGFAVVAAEVRNLAQHSASAAKEIKTLIEKNVASVNAGVSMVEQTETHLTAMIGNVLQVTSLIKEIGHATQEQTLALTLINESISRIGTMTHNNTGMVDNVTNAANHLTQRTTRLQQAIAVFGG from the coding sequence ATGAGAAATAACACTCCTGTTACACAAAGCGAGTATTTGCTTAACGAAGAGTCGACGCTTATGTCGACCACCAATACACAAAGTCATATTACCTACGCTAATTCTGCCTTTATTGAAGCCAGCGGTTATAAAGAAGAACATCTTATTGGTGAACCGCACAATGTGATTCGCCATCCCGATATGCCGCCTGAGGCATTTGGTGACATGTGGTTTACCTTGCAGCAGGGTCAGAGCTGGACAGGGCTTGTGAAGAACCGTCGGGGTAACGGCGACCATTATTGGGTTCGTGCCAACGTTACGCCGGTGTATCAGGACGAAACACTCACCGGATACATTTCAGTGCGAAATATCCCGCCGCGTTCAGAGATTGAAGCCAGCGAACGTCTTTACGAACGCGTACGGAATAATGAATTAAGCGGTCATCGTTTCTATAAAGGGTTGGTTGTTCGCCGGGGTTTATTTTCATTCCTTTCACTCTTTAAAAAACTGAGCACGGCAAAAAGAGTGAACGCTGGGATTGGGGTTACCGCCCTTTTGGCGTTACTTGTCATTTTTATATCCCCCGAAAGGATAATGCAAAGCGGCGGACTTATTGCACTCTTTATATTGCTTGGGGTTTATCTTAATACCCAGATCAGTCGTCCTGTCAAAACGATAGTTCGGCAAATGCAACATGTCGTTTCCGGGCGTAAAGCTGATTATTACCATTTTGATCGCGTCGATGAAATTGGCATGATGATGCGTCTGGTGAATCAATCAGGTTTAAATTTACGCTCACTTGTCGATGACGTCGGTACACAAATCGCCGGGATAAGTACGATCAGTCAGCAGGTCGCAAAAGAAGGTGCATCTTTACAGGCGCGTTCAGAAGAGACGGCGGATGACCTGCAACAGACGGCAGCCGCCGTCGAAGAGATTGCCAGCGCCGTTGAGCAAACTGCCCAAACCGCAGGTGAAGCCATTTTAATGGCGGATCGCACCAGCGCCAGCGCGCACAGCGGCGAAACGGCCATGAAGCAAACCATCGGCATGATGCAGTCGGTGTCAAAAGACAACAGCCAGATTGTCGACATCATCGGGGTGATTGATCGTATCGCCTTCCAGACCAATATCCTGGCCCTCAATGCGGCCGTGGAAGCCGCGCGCGCTGGGGAAGCCGGGCGCGGCTTTGCCGTCGTCGCCGCCGAAGTGCGTAATCTGGCGCAGCATTCCGCCTCCGCGGCCAAAGAGATCAAGACGCTCATCGAGAAAAACGTCGCCAGCGTGAACGCGGGTGTAAGCATGGTGGAACAAACTGAAACGCATCTCACGGCGATGATTGGCAACGTGCTGCAAGTGACGTCGCTGATTAAAGAGATCGGGCACGCTACGCAGGAACAGACGCTGGCGTTGACGCTGATTAACGAGTCGATTTCCCGTATTGGCACGATGACCCATAACAATACGGGCATGGTGGATAATGTGACAAACGCAGCGAATCACCTGACGCAGCGCA
- a CDS encoding shikimate kinase: MKINLIGTSGSGKTTLARRLAAELSLPYIEMDTLYWRPDWQGTPDDRFLIKLETALNASSGWVLDGNYNRTRTIKWREVDLIVWVDYGFARTLWQAVSRAAKRAMTQQELWPDTGNRESFRRAFFSRESVLLWTIKTWRSNRVRYIADMNNPKYAHIRFVRITSRQDAENLITELKSSL, encoded by the coding sequence GTGAAAATCAATCTTATCGGTACCAGCGGCAGCGGAAAAACGACGTTAGCCAGGCGGCTCGCCGCTGAATTATCACTTCCCTATATCGAAATGGACACCTTGTATTGGCGGCCAGACTGGCAGGGCACACCGGACGATCGGTTTCTGATTAAACTGGAAACCGCGTTAAACGCCTCGTCCGGCTGGGTACTGGATGGCAACTATAATCGCACGCGAACCATAAAGTGGCGCGAAGTTGACCTCATTGTGTGGGTGGATTACGGTTTTGCGCGCACGCTATGGCAGGCTGTGAGCCGCGCCGCAAAACGCGCCATGACACAACAGGAGCTGTGGCCTGATACAGGTAATCGTGAAAGTTTCCGCCGCGCGTTCTTTAGCCGCGAGTCGGTGCTGCTGTGGACGATCAAAACCTGGCGCAGCAATCGCGTGCGTTATATCGCTGACATGAATAATCCAAAGTACGCGCACATCCGTTTTGTGCGCATAACATCACGTCAGGACGCCGAAAATCTCATCACAGAACTGAAGTCATCCCTCTAG
- the limB_1 gene encoding luciferase family protein yields MSWRISILDKSPVAVNETPADALARTLSLAKQAEALGFHRFWIAEHHNTAQLASPSPELLIAWILGQTKRIRVGSGGVMLQHYSPYKVAENFNVLASIAPGRVDLGVGKAPGGLPLSTRALQQGLNQQEKGTFAEQLTQLNHWLSPAGDAQQDAVQATPLPAVPAERFLLGASVESARLAAQLDWDFVFAAHLNGDVNLLRDVLKTWRENSTRHAMVAVQAIVAPSQAQADALAEKVEVWGVELANGQRVTVASEEQAYAFARQAGSEPLRIARRAQSLIKGTVDSVLQQLDALHRTYGIDEFIIDTPVADGSARTQSLRLLAQAKFAGEVLV; encoded by the coding sequence ATGTCCTGGCGAATCAGCATTCTGGATAAAAGCCCCGTCGCGGTGAACGAAACGCCTGCCGATGCGCTGGCGCGCACGTTAAGTCTGGCGAAACAGGCAGAGGCGCTCGGATTTCACCGCTTCTGGATTGCCGAACACCATAACACCGCCCAACTCGCCAGCCCGTCCCCTGAGCTGCTGATTGCCTGGATCCTTGGGCAAACAAAACGTATCCGCGTCGGTTCCGGCGGGGTGATGCTTCAGCACTACAGCCCGTATAAAGTCGCCGAAAATTTCAACGTGCTGGCCTCAATTGCGCCGGGACGCGTGGATTTGGGCGTTGGTAAAGCTCCCGGTGGACTGCCGCTTTCAACGCGTGCGTTGCAGCAGGGTCTTAATCAACAAGAAAAGGGCACATTTGCCGAACAACTGACGCAGCTGAATCACTGGCTTTCACCGGCTGGCGACGCGCAACAGGACGCCGTGCAGGCGACACCGCTTCCCGCCGTCCCGGCAGAACGATTCCTGCTGGGCGCAAGTGTCGAAAGCGCGCGCCTGGCCGCTCAGCTCGACTGGGATTTTGTCTTCGCCGCGCATCTCAATGGCGATGTGAATCTTCTGCGCGATGTGCTTAAAACCTGGCGTGAAAACAGCACTCGTCACGCGATGGTGGCTGTTCAGGCGATTGTCGCACCGTCTCAGGCGCAGGCCGATGCCCTTGCCGAAAAAGTCGAAGTGTGGGGCGTGGAGCTGGCCAATGGACAGCGCGTCACCGTCGCCAGTGAGGAGCAGGCCTATGCCTTTGCCCGCCAGGCTGGAAGTGAGCCGTTACGCATTGCCCGTCGTGCGCAATCGTTGATCAAAGGCACAGTCGATTCGGTGCTGCAGCAACTGGACGCGCTGCACCGGACCTATGGAATCGATGAGTTCATTATTGATACGCCTGTCGCAGATGGCAGCGCCCGCACGCAATCCCTGCGTTTGCTGGCGCAGGCAAAATTTGCCGGGGAGGTGTTGGTATGA